One region of Mucilaginibacter sp. 14171R-50 genomic DNA includes:
- the lpdA gene encoding dihydrolipoyl dehydrogenase: MDYDLIVIGSGPGGYVAAIRASQLGLKTAIVEKESLGGICLNWGCIPTKALLKSAQVFEYLNHAADYGIKTNGGEVDFEAVVKRSRGVADGMSKGVQFLMKKNKIDVIIGYGSLKSKGTVSVKIADGTTKDFTAKNIILATGGRSRELPNLKQDGKKVIGYRQAMVLPKQPKSMVVVGSGAIGIEFAYFYNAIGTQVTVVEFLDNIVPLEDEEISKGLLRILKKQGINIMTGSTVESVDTNGEGCRVNVKTATGNQVLEADIVLSAIGISTNIEGIGLEENGVKTDKGKVLVDDFYQTNVEGVYAIGDIVKGQALAHVASAEGIICVEKIAGQNPEPLNYNNIPGCTYCMPEVASVGYTEKAAKEAGYEVKIGKFPFSASGKASAAGAKDGFVKVIFDAKYGEFLGAHMLGHNVTEMIAEVVTARKLETTGHEIIKSVHPHPTMSEAVMEAAADAYGEVIHL; this comes from the coding sequence ATGGATTACGATTTAATTGTTATTGGTTCGGGCCCGGGCGGTTATGTTGCCGCTATACGCGCATCGCAGCTGGGTTTAAAAACCGCCATTGTTGAAAAAGAATCGCTTGGGGGCATTTGCCTTAACTGGGGTTGTATCCCTACAAAAGCTTTATTAAAAAGCGCCCAGGTTTTTGAATATTTGAATCACGCGGCTGACTATGGTATAAAAACCAACGGCGGCGAAGTTGACTTTGAGGCCGTTGTTAAGCGTAGCCGCGGCGTGGCCGATGGCATGAGCAAAGGTGTTCAGTTTTTGATGAAGAAGAATAAGATCGATGTAATTATCGGTTATGGCTCTTTAAAATCAAAGGGAACAGTATCGGTTAAAATAGCCGACGGCACCACTAAAGATTTTACCGCCAAAAATATCATCCTCGCTACGGGAGGCCGCTCGCGCGAATTGCCTAACCTTAAACAGGATGGCAAAAAGGTAATTGGTTATCGTCAGGCTATGGTATTGCCAAAACAGCCAAAATCAATGGTTGTGGTAGGCTCAGGCGCCATCGGTATCGAGTTCGCTTATTTCTACAACGCTATTGGTACGCAGGTAACCGTGGTTGAGTTTTTAGATAATATTGTACCGCTTGAGGATGAGGAGATATCAAAAGGACTTTTACGCATCCTTAAAAAGCAGGGTATCAACATCATGACCGGTTCTACCGTAGAATCTGTGGATACCAACGGCGAAGGCTGCAGGGTAAATGTTAAAACCGCCACCGGCAACCAGGTGCTTGAGGCCGATATTGTTTTATCTGCCATAGGCATATCAACCAATATTGAAGGGATAGGCCTTGAAGAAAACGGTGTAAAAACAGATAAAGGCAAGGTTTTGGTTGATGATTTTTACCAAACAAATGTTGAGGGCGTATATGCCATAGGCGATATTGTTAAGGGCCAGGCATTAGCGCATGTTGCATCTGCCGAAGGTATCATCTGCGTAGAAAAGATAGCCGGGCAAAACCCCGAACCCTTAAACTATAACAATATCCCCGGCTGTACTTATTGTATGCCCGAAGTTGCATCTGTTGGTTACACTGAGAAGGCGGCGAAAGAAGCCGGTTACGAAGTCAAGATCGGCAAATTCCCGTTCTCGGCATCGGGTAAAGCAAGCGCTGCCGGTGCAAAGGACGGTTTTGTTAAAGTGATATTTGATGCTAAATATGGCGAGTTTTTGGGCGCGCACATGCTGGGTCATAACGTAACCGAGATGATAGCTGAAGTGGTTACAGCACGCAAGCTGGAAACAACCGGGCACGAGATCATCAAATCAGTACACCCTCACCCTACCATGAGCGAGGCAGTTATGGAAGCCGCTGCTGACGCCTACGGCGAAGTAATACATTTATAA
- a CDS encoding carboxypeptidase regulatory-like domain-containing protein codes for MRKHLLLSIIFLFAAVAAFAQVTTSSMTGLIKDGKGETLIGATIKATHQPSGSTYATTTNADGRFTINNMRVGGPYTVVVSYIGYDAKTVTDVYLKLGEGFVLNETLSQGAAVLSEVNIVATNPRSIMNGERNGAITNIGTREILTLPTITRNINDLTRLTPQANGTSIGGGNFRQNYITVDGSDFNNSFGIGGNLPAGGSPISLDALEEISVNVTPYDVTQSGFIGSALNAVTRSGTNDISGSVYTYWRNQEQQGINVGPNMLQRQPLNDRTWGARVGGPIVKNKLFLFVNAERQTTTRPGQSRVAATAANPTGGNVARPTDTRLNEIRDFLKSEYNYDPGVYQGYGFQFERTNLLGRLDWNISDNHKFNVRYSQVESRDPNFVNGTSAAPSSFTSGAGRTDVNSLNFNSANYYQEANFYSLSAEWNGTFGRFSNTLRASRTRQNDPRTTDGPLFPFVDILEGGQPYTSFGTELFSYGNLRDVSTYSFVDNLKWTAGKHNFTVGFQADFSTTKNGFQRYGTSYYRYNSVDDFLNKANPATYALTYSLAPGYAQSFPSFKFAQYSIYGQDDYRVNDNFRITAGLRLDRPTYPKVLGQHPLVTPLTFANNEKLNTATLPTAKIMFSPRVGFNWDVNGDRSLQVRGGSGIFTGRLPFVWIVSQASDAGLLQITQINDGTAGNEVPGIFNPDPNAYRPTTQPKAGTTLPSAMTFISPDLKMPQTWKTSLAVDTKLPFGFVGTLEGIYNKDLQTAFWRNANLSDPTDLSITGYPDHRAFYPSANADKYINNIAGGQVTPTATGAFNTYVLDNANKGYYWSVTAKLDKQFSRNFSASLAYIKSEAKNLYDGSGDQAGSAWQGTQTINGSNSQELSYANYIAPNRVVASFSYAKEFLKHAKSTFTFFYQGSIDGRFSYVYSSDFNRDGANADLIYIPKNPSEITFVPLTVGSGANAVTYTAQQQSDMFFRYVDQDAYLKNHKGQYAQRNGANLPWRNQVDFKFLQDLFVNVGGKRNTIQFSFDIFNLGNLLNKNWGLHKLVNTRGLLVPTNNTAIAADGTTVPTFRIATDRGLPVSTTFRDDVSISSTYYMQFGLRYIFN; via the coding sequence ATGAGAAAACATTTACTTCTCTCTATTATTTTTCTGTTTGCTGCCGTTGCTGCCTTTGCACAGGTAACAACAAGTAGTATGACAGGCCTTATCAAGGACGGGAAAGGCGAAACCTTGATTGGTGCAACCATCAAGGCCACGCACCAGCCAAGCGGTAGCACTTATGCTACTACAACAAACGCCGACGGACGTTTTACTATCAACAACATGCGTGTAGGTGGCCCTTACACTGTAGTTGTTTCTTACATCGGTTACGACGCTAAAACAGTAACTGATGTGTACTTAAAATTAGGTGAGGGTTTTGTACTAAACGAAACCCTGTCGCAAGGCGCTGCGGTACTTAGCGAAGTTAATATAGTTGCCACCAACCCCCGCTCTATCATGAACGGTGAGCGTAACGGCGCTATTACTAACATCGGTACCCGCGAGATCTTAACCTTACCAACTATTACGCGTAACATTAACGATTTAACCCGTTTAACCCCGCAAGCTAACGGTACATCAATTGGCGGTGGTAACTTCAGGCAAAACTACATTACCGTAGACGGATCTGACTTTAACAACAGCTTTGGTATTGGTGGTAACCTGCCGGCCGGCGGCTCTCCAATATCATTGGACGCGTTAGAAGAGATATCGGTAAACGTAACCCCTTATGACGTTACACAATCTGGTTTTATTGGTAGCGCATTAAACGCTGTTACCCGTTCTGGTACCAACGACATTAGCGGTTCGGTTTACACTTATTGGAGAAACCAGGAGCAACAAGGTATAAATGTTGGCCCAAATATGCTGCAAAGGCAACCATTGAACGATAGAACCTGGGGCGCAAGAGTTGGCGGCCCTATCGTAAAAAACAAATTATTTTTATTTGTTAATGCTGAAAGGCAAACAACAACAAGGCCGGGTCAATCGCGTGTTGCAGCTACAGCAGCAAACCCAACCGGCGGTAACGTTGCCCGCCCAACAGATACCAGGTTAAACGAGATAAGGGATTTCTTGAAATCTGAATATAACTACGACCCGGGTGTTTACCAGGGCTATGGTTTTCAGTTTGAGCGGACCAATTTGTTAGGCCGTTTAGACTGGAATATCAGCGATAACCACAAATTCAACGTGCGTTACAGCCAGGTTGAAAGCCGTGACCCTAATTTTGTTAACGGTACATCGGCTGCACCATCGAGCTTTACATCGGGTGCCGGCCGTACAGATGTAAACTCGTTAAACTTTAACAGCGCTAACTATTACCAGGAAGCTAACTTCTACTCGTTATCAGCTGAATGGAACGGTACTTTCGGAAGATTCTCAAATACTTTACGCGCATCACGCACAAGGCAGAATGACCCCCGTACAACAGACGGACCTTTATTCCCGTTTGTTGACATATTAGAAGGCGGCCAGCCTTATACATCATTTGGTACCGAGCTTTTCAGTTACGGTAACTTAAGGGATGTGTCTACTTATTCATTCGTAGATAACCTGAAATGGACTGCAGGTAAGCATAACTTTACAGTTGGTTTCCAGGCTGATTTTAGCACAACCAAGAACGGTTTCCAACGTTATGGTACCAGCTACTACAGGTATAACTCTGTAGATGATTTCCTGAATAAAGCCAATCCGGCAACATATGCCTTAACATATTCATTAGCGCCCGGATACGCGCAATCGTTCCCAAGCTTTAAATTTGCACAGTATTCAATTTACGGCCAGGATGATTACCGCGTAAACGATAACTTCCGTATAACAGCCGGTTTAAGATTAGACCGACCTACTTATCCGAAAGTATTGGGCCAGCATCCGCTTGTTACCCCTTTAACCTTTGCAAACAACGAGAAGTTAAACACAGCTACATTGCCAACCGCTAAAATAATGTTCTCTCCTCGTGTTGGCTTTAACTGGGATGTTAATGGCGACCGTAGCCTGCAGGTACGCGGTGGATCGGGTATATTTACCGGCCGCTTGCCATTTGTATGGATAGTTAGCCAGGCCAGCGATGCAGGTTTATTGCAAATTACCCAGATCAATGATGGTACCGCAGGTAACGAAGTACCGGGGATATTTAACCCTGATCCTAACGCTTACCGCCCTACTACTCAACCAAAAGCAGGTACAACTTTACCGTCGGCTATGACATTTATCTCGCCTGACTTAAAAATGCCGCAGACATGGAAAACCAGCTTAGCTGTTGATACCAAGTTGCCATTTGGCTTTGTGGGTACATTAGAGGGTATTTATAATAAAGATCTGCAAACGGCTTTCTGGAGAAATGCTAACTTAAGTGATCCTACAGATCTAAGTATTACCGGATACCCTGATCACAGGGCTTTTTATCCAAGCGCTAATGCAGATAAATACATAAATAATATTGCCGGTGGACAGGTTACACCTACAGCTACAGGCGCGTTTAATACTTATGTGCTTGATAATGCAAATAAAGGTTACTACTGGTCGGTAACTGCTAAGTTAGATAAACAGTTCAGCAGAAACTTCTCAGCATCACTTGCTTACATCAAATCTGAAGCTAAAAACCTTTACGACGGAAGTGGTGACCAGGCAGGTTCTGCATGGCAGGGAACACAAACCATCAATGGTTCAAACTCTCAGGAGCTGAGCTATGCAAACTATATCGCTCCAAACCGTGTAGTTGCATCTTTCTCTTATGCTAAAGAGTTCCTGAAACACGCAAAATCAACTTTTACGTTCTTCTACCAGGGTTCAATTGATGGCAGGTTCTCTTACGTTTATTCGTCAGACTTTAACCGTGATGGCGCCAATGCCGATTTGATCTATATTCCTAAAAACCCGTCAGAGATCACATTTGTACCGTTAACTGTAGGTTCGGGCGCTAATGCTGTTACCTACACAGCTCAACAGCAAAGCGATATGTTCTTCCGTTATGTAGATCAGGATGCTTACCTTAAAAACCATAAAGGCCAGTATGCGCAACGTAACGGCGCAAACTTACCTTGGCGCAACCAGGTCGACTTCAAATTCCTGCAAGATCTGTTTGTTAACGTAGGCGGTAAACGCAACACCATCCAGTTTAGCTTTGATATATTCAACTTAGGTAACTTGTTAAATAAAAACTGGGGCTTACACAAACTGGTTAATACACGTGGTTTACTTGTACCAACTAACAACACCGCTATCGCGGCCGACGGTACAACAGTGCCAACCTTCCGTATAGCAACAGACAGGGGCTTACCGGTGTCAACTACCTTTAGGGATGATGTTAGCATCAGCTCAACTTACTACATGCAGTTTGGCTTACGTTATATATTTAACTAA
- a CDS encoding carboxylesterase/lipase family protein, whose translation MKRISFLLLLQFACTSLLAQTGKQIKIADGIVEGVTEKSGVISFKGIPFAQPPIGELRWREPQPVNSWTGVRKCDAFGYNAMQKQVFGDMGFRTPGMSEDCLYLNVWMPAKPSKTKLPVLVYFYGGGFVSGDGSERRYDGESMAKRGIIALTVNYRLGVFGFMSHPELTKESVHHASGNYGLLDQAAALRWVRQNIAAFGGDPKRVTIAGESAGSIAVSAQMVSPLSKNMFAGAIGESGAMINPTLPAIPLAEGEKNGVKFGEKIGATTLEALRAIPADKLLDDASMPGTPPMSPTVDGYFLLKKPVESFLAGEQAKVPLLAGWNSAEIPYQALMYGNAPTPENYAKQVKMLYGEKADEVLKLYPGTTQTEVIKSATELASDRFISYSTWKWTDAHALTSGKPVYRYLFSKPLPPMTAKMANAKAGLAGGVIKGDTAKPETKKGPQPYAGAAHASEIEYAMGNLATNTNYAWTPADYQVSATMEGYFANFIKTGNPNDGFLPKWNANVKDSPVTFINIDVKTVLEKESIQLRNRYLFLDTGYMKK comes from the coding sequence CCGATGGCATTGTTGAAGGGGTAACCGAAAAATCGGGAGTTATCAGCTTTAAGGGGATACCTTTTGCGCAGCCACCCATTGGCGAATTGCGCTGGAGAGAACCTCAACCGGTAAACAGTTGGACCGGTGTGCGAAAGTGCGATGCCTTTGGATATAATGCCATGCAAAAACAGGTATTTGGCGATATGGGCTTCCGCACCCCGGGCATGAGTGAAGACTGTTTGTATCTGAACGTATGGATGCCCGCGAAACCCTCAAAAACCAAACTGCCCGTGCTGGTATATTTTTACGGAGGCGGTTTTGTTTCCGGCGACGGTTCTGAAAGGCGCTACGACGGTGAGAGCATGGCAAAACGGGGCATTATTGCACTTACGGTAAACTACCGCCTGGGGGTATTCGGCTTTATGTCGCATCCCGAGCTTACCAAAGAGTCAGTACATCACGCGTCGGGCAACTATGGCTTGCTTGACCAGGCCGCAGCCCTGCGCTGGGTACGGCAAAACATCGCGGCCTTTGGCGGCGACCCAAAACGCGTGACCATAGCAGGCGAATCAGCCGGCTCTATAGCGGTATCAGCACAAATGGTATCTCCATTGTCAAAAAACATGTTTGCCGGCGCCATAGGCGAAAGCGGCGCGATGATAAATCCAACGTTGCCTGCCATACCCTTAGCCGAGGGCGAGAAGAATGGTGTTAAATTTGGTGAGAAGATAGGCGCTACAACCCTGGAAGCGCTGCGTGCTATACCTGCCGATAAGCTGCTGGATGATGCATCGATGCCGGGCACTCCGCCGATGTCGCCCACTGTTGACGGCTATTTTTTACTGAAAAAGCCCGTTGAAAGTTTTTTAGCAGGCGAACAGGCCAAAGTGCCCTTGTTAGCCGGATGGAATTCCGCCGAGATACCCTACCAGGCCTTAATGTACGGAAATGCGCCAACGCCCGAAAATTATGCAAAGCAGGTTAAAATGCTGTACGGCGAAAAGGCCGACGAAGTGCTAAAACTTTATCCCGGTACAACGCAAACGGAGGTGATAAAATCGGCAACTGAGCTGGCCAGCGACCGCTTTATATCATATAGTACATGGAAATGGACCGACGCACATGCTTTAACGAGCGGCAAGCCGGTTTACCGCTACCTGTTCTCGAAACCACTGCCGCCGATGACGGCCAAAATGGCTAACGCCAAAGCGGGCCTTGCGGGCGGCGTTATTAAAGGCGATACAGCAAAACCCGAAACTAAAAAGGGGCCCCAACCTTACGCAGGCGCGGCACACGCGTCAGAAATTGAATACGCAATGGGAAACCTGGCAACTAACACAAATTACGCATGGACACCGGCTGACTACCAAGTATCGGCAACTATGGAAGGCTACTTCGCCAATTTTATAAAAACTGGTAACCCTAACGATGGTTTTTTACCCAAGTGGAATGCCAATGTAAAAGACAGCCCGGTAACCTTCATTAATATTGATGTAAAAACCGTGTTGGAAAAGGAAAGCATCCAACTACGAAACAGGTACCTGTTTTTAGATACGGGGTATATGAAAAAGTAA